A window of Candidatus Omnitrophota bacterium contains these coding sequences:
- the tmk gene encoding dTMP kinase, which yields MTLDGPEGSGKSTQARWLVQWLKRQGYRVTFVRDPGSTSLGRALRQVLLHSTAPLSPLAEALLFIGGRVQLVEEKIRPALAKGRVVVCDRFHDATIVYQGYAGTLDVPWLQQLGRRAIGGTMPDLTLVLDVPPRIGFSRLKRSRDRMERKPLSYHRRVRAGYLALARREPLRINVVDATPPAQRVRNRITALAGKRVAQVANWPSGQTLTGPPGHPATGPLR from the coding sequence GACGGACCGGAGGGGTCGGGGAAGTCGACGCAGGCGCGATGGCTGGTGCAGTGGCTGAAGCGGCAAGGCTATCGCGTGACGTTCGTGCGCGATCCCGGCTCGACGTCGCTGGGACGAGCGCTGCGGCAGGTGCTGCTCCATTCAACCGCACCGCTGTCGCCGCTGGCGGAAGCCCTGCTCTTTATCGGAGGGCGGGTCCAGCTCGTTGAGGAAAAAATCCGGCCAGCGCTGGCCAAAGGCCGCGTCGTCGTTTGCGACCGGTTTCATGATGCGACGATAGTCTATCAAGGGTATGCTGGAACGCTAGACGTGCCGTGGCTGCAGCAGCTTGGGCGGCGCGCGATCGGTGGTACGATGCCGGATCTGACGCTAGTGTTGGATGTGCCGCCGCGTATTGGCTTTAGCCGGCTGAAGCGTTCTCGCGATCGCATGGAGCGCAAGCCGCTGTCGTATCACCGCCGCGTGCGCGCCGGCTATCTGGCACTCGCTCGTCGAGAGCCGTTGCGCATCAACGTCGTCGATGCGACACCGCCCGCTCAGCGGGTGCGAAACCGGATCACGGCACTGGCGGGCAAACGAGTTGCTCAAGTGGCCAACTGGCCAAGTGGCCAAACACTCACCGGGCCACCTGGCCACCCGGCCACCGGGCCACTCAGATGA